A stretch of DNA from Camelina sativa cultivar DH55 unplaced genomic scaffold, Cs unpScaffold04597, whole genome shotgun sequence:
ACTGTGAGCGAGctcaatttcaaaactttggTTGATGGTCTAGGTGCCGTCTTCTATCAGTATCCATTTAATGTCCCGGCCTACTATGCTCTGATTCTAAGGTCGCTTACTGTGCTTGAAGGTTTGGCACTTTACGCAGATCCTAATTTCAAAGTCTTAGCTGCTTCATACCCATATTTTGCCAAAAGGCTTCTCACTGATCCAAACCCGTATCTAAGAGATGCCCTAATCGAGCTTCTATTCAAAGATGGAAAATTTAGGTGGAATAGACTCGAGAACCTTCTACGACAGGGAAGTAAAGATAGAGACTTCTCAGCAAAGGATGCTCTGCAACCAGTTTTGAAGCTATTGCTGGATCCAAATGGGGAAGAGCTTCGACTGTTAGTAATTA
This window harbors:
- the LOC109131762 gene encoding uncharacterized aarF domain-containing protein kinase At1g79600, chloroplastic-like is translated as VSELNFKTLVDGLGAVFYQYPFNVPAYYALILRSLTVLEGLALYADPNFKVLAASYPYFAKRLLTDPNPYLRDALIELLFKDGKFRWNRLENLLRQGSKDRDFSAKDALQPVLKLLLDPNGEELRLLVIKEAVRVSEAIALGTVVDTYNSLPEFLRSLVFNGNGNGPLTMSSTELQSTLELRDQVSRIWGLLRSSESFDPAILQPIV